The Candidatus Edwardsbacteria bacterium genome includes the window CGGGAAGCATCAGGTCCAGCAGTATGATGTCCGGCACGTTGTCTTTTAAAAACTCCATCGCCTCCAGGCCGTCCTTTACGATGTGGGTAATATAGCCGCCGGTGCCCAGGACGTTGGACATGACCTTGGATATCCGCTCGTCGTCCTCCACCACCAGGATTATATTTTGGCTCAATTTCTGTTTCTGCTTCAGCAGGATATCCTGGGTGAATTCCTTTTGCAGATTGGCCAACTGGTCCTGCAGCCTTTTCAGTTTAACCAAAGAGCGCACCCGGGCCACCAGCTCGTCAAAATTGAAGGGCTTGGTGATGAAATCATCGGCCCCGGCCTCCAGGCCCCGGACCTTGTCATCCAGGGTGTCCATGCCGGTCACCAGGATGATGGAGATGCTGCTGGTGGCGGGGTCGCCCTTAAGCTCCTCGGTGACCTCGTAGCCGTCCATCTCCGGCATGATCACGTCCAGCAGGATCACCTCGGGGTGGAACTCCTTGACTTTTTTGATGGCTTCAATCCCGTTCCCGGCGGTGGCCACGGTGTATCCCTGCTCCTCCAGCACCGCCTGGAAGAAGTTGATGATGTTGGCATCGTCATCCACCACCAGTATCCGGGCCGTTTCTTTCTCCTGCATGGCTCTCTCCTGATTTATGCTTTTTATTAACGCGGAATATAAATGTTTTTCTTTGTCATTCCCGGCTTGACCGGGAATCCAGGCTTCTTAACCACAGAGTGCACAAAGAGCACAAAGGACTTTTATTCTTTTGCTTTCAGCTTTAGACATTAAACTTATAACCAACGTACCGTCATTCCTGCGTAGGCAGGAATCCAGGCTTTTTTACTCACACGGAGGCACCCCCGCTTTTTCGGGGTTCACTCATTTTATTTTTACCAGTGGTTCTCAAGACACAACGGGTTTTAATTTAAGGATCAGTTTCATTATTTTTGTCACCCTGAGAACTCTTTCCGCCCGACAGATTGAACGGGTGGCAATCCTCTTTATCCTCTATCTGAAATCCCAGATTCACACATTCAACTTGCCTGACAAGCAGGTTTTCTCAGTGTGACAAGGCATTATTCTTTCAACTTTAAACTTACGCATTGTCCACCCATTCAGCTTGCCACATTATCTGCCGGTCTCAGGGTGACAGGCTCTAACTTTAAGCTTTAAACTTTTAACTTTAAACTTGCGCATTATTCACACATTCAACTTGCCTGACAAGCGGGTCTTCTCAGTGTGACAGGGGTTTTATTCTTTTAGCTTTAAACTTACGCATTTGTCATTCCCGGCTTGACCGGGAATCCAGCGGCCTGCTTTATTCAGCCCACCTCGTCTCCCTGGGTCTTGTTCTTCTTGTCCTTGAAATACTGGGGATACAGCTTATGGGCGCACTCGTCGCAGATGCCATGCGAGAAATCAGCCTCGGTGTGCTCGGCCACATAGACCTCCACCTGCTGCCAGTAGCCGCTGTCGTTGCGGATCTTCTTGCAGGAGGAACAGATGGGCACCAGCCCTTTGAGGGTCTTGATGTTGTTCAGCGATTCCTGAAGCTCTTTTACCAGCCTCTTTCTTTCGTCCTCGGCCTTTTTCCGCAGTATGGCCGCCGCAATATTGTCGGAGATAAAATTGAGGGTGGAGATCTCCCGGGCGCCGAATCTGACCTCCTCCCGGTACGATTGGACCACCAGCACCCCAAAAATTGTTTTGCCGATATTAAGCGGAACGCCCATCCAGTCCACCGAGGGGGTGCCCACCATCTCAATCTCCCCGGCATCGGCCATTTTTCTCTGGACCATGGGCGGCGCCAACAGGGGCTTTTTGTTCCTCAGCACATATTCGGTCAAACCTTTCTTCAGGGGGCGGGAGACCGGGGAGGCATCCCGTTCGTCCACAAAATAGGGGAAATCCAGCCGGTCCTCTTTTTCGTTATATAGGGCAATATAGAAATTGGTGGTGCTCATCATCTCGTCAACTACCATGTGTATCCCGGAATACAACTCAAGCAGGTTTTCGGCCGTGGTTGAGATCTCCGATATCTTATAGATGGCCGACTGCAGGGCCTCGTTTTGTTTGCGTTCAGTACTATCCCGGCACACGCAGAAAATCAGCTTATCGCCCTCAAAGATAGCCCCGTTGGTGCTTATTTCAACATCAAAGATGGTACCATCCTTTCGACGGTGTCGCGTCTCGAAGAAGTCCCCAGTCTCATCAACATTACGAATCATATCTATAACCTGCTCACGTGTATGCTGAAACTCCCAATCCCACACGTGGAGTTGCTTGATTTCCTCTGGCAAGAAACCAAGCATCTCGGCAAATCGCCGGTTGGACTCGTATACGCTGCCGTCCTGGGCGAGAACGACAATGCCGTCACGGGACTGATCGATAAGGATGCGCCTTCGGATTGCCTCGGCGTTGAGGGCCAGTTCCGCCTGCTTGAGTTCCGAGATATCAACAAAGCTTTCCACCAACACCTCACGTTCGCCCATGATGGTTGGCGTCACGGTTTTAAGAATGGGAATCATTTCCCCTTTAACATTGATAACACATTTTTCGGAATTATCAATTGTCTGATGCAAATCGGTTATGGGACAGGCCCCGTCGCTGGCCGTGCATATGAATTTGTTGCATTTCCTATTAAGTATATCATTAACCGGGACGCCTATCATTAGGGCCGCCTGTTTATTGGCATAAATGATTGTATGGGTTTCCCTATCTATCACCAAGATCCCGGCATGTACCGCTTCAAATATAGCCTCGGTTCGTTCCTGGTTTTCCCGGAGGACACTGTCGATTCTTTTTCGCTCGGTGATATCCTCTGTGATGGTCACAAAAAATCCTTGCGCCGGGCTGTAGACCGAAACCAATAGCCACTTATCCAGATGCTTTGAGTAAACCTCCATTTTGGTTTCCTCGCTCTTCAGGGCCGCCCGACCGTATATGTCCAACCAGTCAATGGCACCTTTCAATATCCATGGGGTGGCGGCCGAGGCCCGCTGCCCCAGCACCCGATCGGCGGTCAGGCCGGTGATGTTGTAGTAGACCGGGTTGGCCTCCAGCAAGATGAAATCCACCGGGTTGTTCAGTTCGTCGGTTATCAACTGACAATAGGCCAAACCGTTCAGCATGTTGTCGAACAGCGCCCTATACTCCCGGTTGGTTTCCGCCAGTTTATTCGCAACGGCTTTCCGCTTTAGGGATATAAAATAATTGTACACTCCAAAAGCGACGAACATGGTTCCCACTATCATCCTAAAATATATTTCCATCGGCTCGGGAGAGATCAGGTTTTCCTTCAACGTGCCTTCCTTGAACATAAAGACGTCAATAAGAATGTCCACTATCCAAAATGCCAGGCCAAACAATATTCCGGTGAATATGGCCAGGTATTCTATTATAAATGATTTTATTTTAGTAAACATGGATTTTGCCTTTAAAATATTTTATCTTGATCGGCGTTCGGCTAATTCTGGCTGAAAGTCTCTTTTATCCGGCAGATCCGTTCCTGCGATTGCACGAAACAATCCACCACCTGGGGATCGAAATGGCTGCCGCTGTTCTCTTTGATGGTTTCGATGGTATGCTCTATGCTGTGGATCCCGTTTCGGTAAGGTCTTTCTGATATCATGGCATCGAAGAAATCAGCCAGGGCGGCGATCCTCCCGGCCAGCGGGATCTTTTTGCCCTTCAATCCCCGGGGATATCCGCCGCCGTCCCACCGTTCATGATGGGTCATGGCAATCACCGAGGCCAGCCTGATGAAGCCGTATTCAGATCCATCC containing:
- a CDS encoding PAS domain S-box protein, producing the protein MFTKIKSFIIEYLAIFTGILFGLAFWIVDILIDVFMFKEGTLKENLISPEPMEIYFRMIVGTMFVAFGVYNYFISLKRKAVANKLAETNREYRALFDNMLNGLAYCQLITDELNNPVDFILLEANPVYYNITGLTADRVLGQRASAATPWILKGAIDWLDIYGRAALKSEETKMEVYSKHLDKWLLVSVYSPAQGFFVTITEDITERKRIDSVLRENQERTEAIFEAVHAGILVIDRETHTIIYANKQAALMIGVPVNDILNRKCNKFICTASDGACPITDLHQTIDNSEKCVINVKGEMIPILKTVTPTIMGEREVLVESFVDISELKQAELALNAEAIRRRILIDQSRDGIVVLAQDGSVYESNRRFAEMLGFLPEEIKQLHVWDWEFQHTREQVIDMIRNVDETGDFFETRHRRKDGTIFDVEISTNGAIFEGDKLIFCVCRDSTERKQNEALQSAIYKISEISTTAENLLELYSGIHMVVDEMMSTTNFYIALYNEKEDRLDFPYFVDERDASPVSRPLKKGLTEYVLRNKKPLLAPPMVQRKMADAGEIEMVGTPSVDWMGVPLNIGKTIFGVLVVQSYREEVRFGAREISTLNFISDNIAAAILRKKAEDERKRLVKELQESLNNIKTLKGLVPICSSCKKIRNDSGYWQQVEVYVAEHTEADFSHGICDECAHKLYPQYFKDKKNKTQGDEVG
- a CDS encoding response regulator, coding for MQEKETARILVVDDDANIINFFQAVLEEQGYTVATAGNGIEAIKKVKEFHPEVILLDVIMPEMDGYEVTEELKGDPATSSISIILVTGMDTLDDKVRGLEAGADDFITKPFNFDELVARVRSLVKLKRLQDQLANLQKEFTQDILLKQKQKLSQNIILVVEDDERISKVMSNVLGTGGYITHIVKDGLEAMEFLKDNVPDIILLDLMLPGLDGMEVLKRIREKPLTKEVPVIVITAVDDFKTKIKGLYIGADDYLVKPVKSLELLARVKANLRKYQANKLIRDVLKGGEAGK